A DNA window from Thermodesulfobacteriota bacterium contains the following coding sequences:
- a CDS encoding protein phosphatase 2C domain-containing protein, which produces MTLLNRLLRRCLTLAAFGRTDTGLARGHNEDSFCVLPGQRLFVVADGMGGHNAGEVASRIAVETLVVAFPGETVKGLLGKPEAIRHALIRGVREANEAVMAAAVADDARAGMGCTLIAAFCDRAALHTCHLGDVRCYLASRGSFRQITTDHSQVAQQVAAGLLDPEEARVGFGRNIVTRAVGFPMAEDPECHQVELAEGDRALLCSDGLWSMVPDARLAEILAAGSSAEAICNQLVDAANEAGGRDNITAVVILFGKA; this is translated from the coding sequence ATGACGCTCCTCAATCGACTTCTGCGCCGCTGCCTGACGCTGGCGGCCTTTGGCCGCACCGACACCGGCCTGGCCCGCGGCCATAACGAGGACAGCTTCTGCGTCCTGCCCGGCCAGCGTCTTTTTGTGGTCGCTGACGGCATGGGCGGCCACAACGCCGGCGAAGTGGCAAGCCGCATCGCGGTGGAGACCCTGGTGGTCGCCTTCCCCGGCGAGACGGTGAAGGGCCTCTTGGGCAAGCCGGAGGCCATCCGGCATGCCCTGATTCGGGGCGTGCGGGAGGCCAACGAGGCGGTGATGGCCGCTGCCGTGGCCGACGATGCCCGGGCCGGCATGGGCTGCACCCTGATCGCCGCGTTCTGCGACCGGGCCGCTCTCCACACCTGCCACCTCGGCGACGTCCGGTGCTATCTGGCCAGCCGCGGCTCCTTCCGCCAGATCACCACCGACCACTCCCAGGTCGCCCAGCAGGTGGCCGCCGGGCTTCTGGACCCGGAGGAAGCGCGGGTCGGCTTCGGCCGCAACATCGTCACCCGGGCCGTGGGCTTTCCCATGGCCGAGGATCCGGAGTGCCACCAGGTGGAGCTGGCCGAGGGCGACCGGGCGCTCCTGTGCTCGGATGGCCTGTGGTCCATGGTTCCCGATGCCAGGCTGGCCGAGATCCTGGCAGCGGGCAGCTCGGCAGAGGCGATCTGCAACCAGCTGGTGGATGCGGCCAACGAGGCTGGCGGCCGGGACAATATCACCGCCGTGGTCATCCTGTTCGGGAAGGCGTGA
- a CDS encoding Mut7-C RNAse domain-containing protein: MAALACRFLGDLPTLLTVPHDRGLVSRPLGRRTSVKDLIEAYGVPHTEVAALTINGQESGFAALLRDGDAVMVAPVQSPDDFFRPGCLRPALAAKPGFLVDINVGQLARQLRLLGLDALYDPRAGDEELAAQAAASGRVLLTRDRRLLKRKGVVFGRLIRAGAPEEQLLEVVRLFGLEEHFQPLSRCLRCNALLQPVAKEAIEHRLLPLTRLYYHSFRRCPACDRLYWAGSHQEGMRRFLAGLQGRLARP; encoded by the coding sequence ATGGCTGCCCTTGCCTGCCGTTTCCTGGGGGACCTGCCCACCCTCCTCACCGTGCCCCATGACCGCGGCCTGGTCAGCCGGCCGCTGGGCCGGCGGACCTCGGTCAAGGACCTCATCGAGGCCTACGGCGTGCCGCACACCGAGGTGGCGGCCCTGACCATCAATGGCCAGGAAAGCGGGTTTGCGGCCCTCCTCCGGGATGGCGATGCGGTGATGGTGGCGCCGGTGCAAAGCCCGGACGATTTCTTCCGGCCCGGCTGCCTGCGGCCGGCCCTGGCCGCCAAGCCCGGTTTTCTGGTGGATATCAACGTCGGCCAGCTGGCCCGCCAGCTGCGGCTTCTGGGCCTGGACGCCCTCTATGACCCCCGGGCCGGCGACGAGGAGCTGGCGGCCCAGGCGGCGGCCAGCGGCCGGGTGCTTTTGACCCGGGACCGGCGGCTCCTGAAGCGAAAGGGGGTGGTCTTCGGCCGCCTCATCCGGGCCGGCGCACCGGAAGAGCAGCTCCTGGAGGTGGTGCGGCTCTTTGGCCTTGAGGAGCACTTCCAGCCCCTCAGCCGCTGCCTGCGCTGCAACGCCCTCCTGCAGCCGGTGGCCAAGGAGGCGATCGAGCACCGCCTCCTGCCCCTCACCCGCCTCTATTACCACAGCTTTCGTCGCTGCCCCGCCTGCGACCGCCTCTACTGGGCCGGCTCCCATCAGGAGGGGATGCGCCGCTTCCTGGCGGGTCTGCAAGGCCGGTTGGCTCGGCCTTGA
- a CDS encoding ABC transporter substrate-binding protein, producing MGNGVFSLVVAAVAGVLAVAGCEHRPAVKPKKVGIVNPSAGLEQVVAGFKAGLAERGHQEGETIVFRYDGPLQGSGEVDSRIAALIAEDVDLILGLTTPVARRLKEALTGTAIPGLFAPVFAPAEAGLVESLARPGGPVTGIRIRGSTAKALEYLLAVVPGVRRVYVPCHAGDMASCLTRDDLEAGAVKLGVELVSTEVDGLPALQAALAAIPPDVQAVWLTCSHLLTSQVREYVVAATARGIPVASCAHLFSGSGVMISYGENDFRMGEQAGRMADRLLNGASPQTMPVETASFYLRINRGKARELGIEVPERLLQQATFIED from the coding sequence ATGGGCAACGGGGTGTTTTCTCTTGTGGTGGCGGCGGTGGCAGGCGTCCTGGCCGTGGCCGGCTGCGAGCACCGGCCTGCGGTCAAGCCGAAGAAGGTGGGCATTGTCAACCCCAGCGCCGGCCTGGAGCAGGTGGTGGCAGGATTCAAGGCCGGCCTGGCCGAGCGGGGCCACCAGGAGGGCGAGACCATCGTCTTCCGCTATGACGGTCCCCTCCAGGGCTCAGGCGAGGTCGACAGCAGGATCGCCGCCCTCATCGCCGAGGATGTCGACCTTATCCTCGGCCTCACCACGCCGGTGGCCAGGAGGCTCAAGGAGGCTCTGACCGGGACGGCCATCCCCGGGCTCTTTGCCCCGGTCTTCGCGCCAGCGGAGGCCGGGCTGGTGGAAAGCCTGGCCCGGCCCGGCGGGCCTGTAACCGGGATCAGGATCCGGGGCAGCACGGCCAAGGCCCTGGAGTATCTCCTGGCCGTGGTGCCGGGGGTCAGGCGGGTGTACGTCCCCTGTCATGCCGGGGACATGGCCTCGTGTCTGACCCGGGACGATCTTGAGGCCGGCGCCGTGAAGCTGGGCGTTGAGCTGGTCTCGACCGAGGTGGACGGTCTGCCCGCCCTGCAGGCGGCCCTGGCCGCCATCCCCCCGGACGTGCAGGCGGTCTGGCTGACCTGCTCGCACCTTCTGACCTCCCAGGTGCGGGAGTATGTGGTGGCCGCCACGGCCCGGGGTATCCCGGTGGCCTCCTGCGCCCATCTCTTCTCCGGCAGCGGCGTCATGATCTCCTATGGCGAGAACGACTTCCGGATGGGGGAGCAGGCCGGCCGGATGGCAGACCGGCTTCTGAACGGCGCCTCCCCGCAGACCATGCCGGTGGAGACCGCCTCGTTCTATCTGCGGATCAACCGCGGCAAGGCCCGGGAGCTGGGCATCGAGGTGCCGGAGCGGCTCTTGCAGCAGGCAACGTTCATCGAGGACTGA
- a CDS encoding ATP-binding protein: MPEPFPPMPPAAPGGGAQAPAGRPGRGLRQRFAVAVCLVVIVPLILLGLTLSVLVYSSQREQILDLEREVVKRARNEIALATHELESMLHVAMLTGEILDLGPADRENLLQQLIFVENAGGQEIIEELLLVDRSGQERAHVSRVDIFTSADRRDWAGRAEIQEPLATGKHAYGPVVVDEENLEPWILHSMPITNYPGGPVQGVLLAKLRISAIWRPVVDRPFGERGLLFITDATGRVVAHPNISATLSSTFFLPGIDEGRGHGLEGEDLLLVREHFDLHQQRFFLVATTPHSEVLHTAWHSLGTTGVFVLVFLVAGTALGLAVIGRLVGPIENLAQRARQIGAGDLGVRAPLVGSDELGDLAASFNAMTDELVAKIDLLATREAAIQDSYQVQALLNRLLELSLTGQGLDEILRRFIETVTSFHVFGLEHTGVVFLREGDVLKMKAASNLAEPLRALCAEVALGQCCCGKTALSREVLFADRVDERHDITYPGMPPHGHYCVPIVTEGSEVLGVFTCYTKAGYRRSDKLEAALKAAGSLAARIIRAKLAEEEQDKLRAQLRQSQKLEAIGTLAGGIAHDFNNILCPIVAYSELGLAEVPRDSKVHGYLAGIGQAARRASQLVQQILSFSRRNSQEVAPVELQVVIKEALKLLRASIPTFIQIRTNIDPRCGPVLANPVQIHQVLMNLCTNAYHAMRTSGGTLGVTLLPVRISAGDKVKGLHLAPGPYLRLEVSDTGSGMERAVLERIFEPYFTTKEKGEGTGLGLAVVHGIMQSLGGHVTVYSEVGQGTTFHLYFPERPATSAAAAIDSEAPLPKGSERLLFVDDEAVIVDMARQVLAELGYQVTAFTDPQEALASFQAAPDGFDLLMTDMTMPKLTGDRLAHEARALRPGLPVVLCTGFSEILNEESAKAAGIDEYVTKPMGIRTIATVVRRALDRAAARRP; this comes from the coding sequence ATGCCCGAGCCCTTCCCTCCCATGCCGCCGGCGGCGCCCGGCGGCGGTGCCCAGGCACCGGCAGGACGGCCAGGTCGCGGCCTGCGCCAGCGGTTCGCCGTGGCCGTCTGTCTGGTGGTCATTGTGCCTCTGATCCTCCTGGGGCTGACCTTGTCGGTTCTGGTCTACAGCTCCCAGAGGGAGCAGATCCTGGACCTGGAGCGGGAGGTGGTGAAGAGGGCGAGGAACGAGATTGCCCTGGCCACCCACGAGTTGGAGAGCATGCTCCACGTCGCCATGCTCACGGGCGAGATCCTGGACCTGGGCCCGGCCGACCGCGAAAACCTCCTGCAGCAGCTCATCTTTGTCGAGAACGCCGGCGGGCAGGAGATCATCGAGGAGCTGCTCCTGGTCGACCGGAGCGGCCAGGAGCGGGCCCATGTCTCCCGGGTCGATATCTTCACCAGCGCCGACCGCCGGGACTGGGCCGGCAGGGCCGAGATCCAAGAGCCCCTGGCCACCGGCAAGCACGCCTACGGTCCGGTGGTCGTGGACGAGGAGAACCTGGAGCCCTGGATCCTGCACTCCATGCCCATCACCAACTACCCGGGCGGCCCGGTGCAAGGGGTGCTCCTGGCCAAGCTTCGCATCAGCGCCATCTGGCGGCCGGTGGTGGACCGGCCGTTCGGCGAGCGGGGCCTCCTTTTCATCACCGATGCCACCGGCCGGGTCGTCGCCCACCCCAACATCTCCGCGACGCTCAGCAGCACCTTTTTCCTGCCGGGCATCGATGAGGGCCGCGGTCACGGACTGGAGGGGGAGGATCTGCTCCTGGTCCGGGAGCACTTCGATCTGCACCAGCAGCGCTTCTTCCTGGTCGCCACCACCCCCCACAGCGAGGTGCTCCACACGGCCTGGCACTCGCTGGGCACCACCGGCGTCTTTGTGCTGGTCTTTCTGGTCGCCGGCACCGCTCTGGGCCTGGCGGTGATCGGCCGGCTGGTCGGTCCCATCGAGAACCTGGCCCAGCGGGCCCGGCAGATCGGGGCCGGCGATCTGGGCGTCCGGGCGCCGCTGGTCGGCAGCGACGAGCTGGGCGACCTGGCGGCCAGCTTCAACGCCATGACCGACGAACTGGTGGCGAAGATTGACCTCCTGGCCACCCGGGAGGCGGCCATCCAGGACAGCTACCAGGTGCAGGCCCTGCTCAACCGCCTTCTGGAGCTCTCGTTGACCGGTCAGGGCCTGGACGAGATCCTGCGCCGGTTCATCGAGACCGTGACCTCGTTCCACGTCTTCGGTCTCGAGCACACCGGTGTGGTTTTCCTGCGGGAGGGCGATGTTCTCAAGATGAAGGCGGCCAGCAACCTGGCAGAGCCGTTGCGGGCGCTTTGCGCCGAGGTGGCTCTGGGACAGTGCTGTTGCGGCAAGACGGCCTTGAGCCGGGAGGTGCTGTTCGCGGACCGGGTTGATGAGCGTCACGACATCACCTATCCCGGGATGCCGCCCCATGGCCACTACTGCGTGCCGATCGTCACCGAGGGCAGCGAGGTGCTCGGCGTCTTCACCTGCTACACCAAGGCCGGCTACCGCCGCTCCGACAAGCTGGAGGCCGCTCTCAAGGCAGCCGGCAGCCTGGCGGCCCGGATCATCCGCGCCAAGCTGGCCGAAGAGGAGCAGGACAAGCTCCGGGCCCAGCTGCGGCAATCCCAGAAACTGGAGGCGATCGGCACCCTGGCCGGCGGCATCGCCCATGATTTCAACAACATCCTCTGCCCGATCGTCGCCTACAGCGAGCTGGGCCTGGCCGAGGTGCCCAGGGACAGCAAGGTCCACGGCTACCTGGCCGGCATCGGCCAGGCAGCCCGGCGAGCCAGCCAGCTGGTCCAGCAGATCCTGTCCTTCAGCCGCCGGAACAGCCAGGAGGTGGCGCCGGTGGAGCTGCAGGTGGTGATCAAGGAGGCCTTGAAGCTCCTGCGGGCCTCGATCCCCACCTTCATCCAGATCCGGACCAACATCGATCCCCGGTGCGGGCCGGTGCTGGCCAACCCGGTGCAGATCCACCAGGTGCTCATGAATCTGTGCACCAACGCCTACCATGCCATGCGCACCAGCGGCGGCACGCTGGGCGTCACCCTGCTGCCGGTCCGGATCAGCGCCGGCGACAAGGTCAAGGGCCTGCACCTGGCCCCCGGACCCTATCTGCGCCTGGAGGTGAGCGACACCGGCTCGGGCATGGAGCGGGCGGTTCTGGAGCGGATCTTCGAGCCCTATTTCACCACCAAGGAGAAGGGCGAGGGTACGGGTCTGGGCCTGGCGGTGGTGCATGGGATCATGCAGAGCCTGGGTGGACACGTCACCGTGTACAGCGAGGTCGGCCAGGGCACCACCTTTCACCTCTACTTCCCGGAGAGGCCAGCCACCTCTGCGGCCGCGGCGATCGACTCGGAGGCCCCCCTGCCGAAGGGCAGCGAGCGGCTGCTGTTTGTGGATGACGAGGCCGTCATTGTGGACATGGCCCGGCAGGTCCTGGCCGAGCTGGGGTACCAGGTGACGGCCTTCACCGATCCCCAGGAGGCTCTGGCCAGCTTCCAGGCGGCTCCGGATGGCTTCGATCTGCTGATGACCGACATGACGATGCCCAAGCTCACCGGCGACCGGTTGGCCCATGAGGCGAGGGCCTTGCGACCTGGGCTCCCGGTGGTGCTGTGCACGGGCTTCAGCGAGATCCTCAACGAGGAGAGCGCCAAGGCAGCCGGCATCGATGAATACGTGACCAAGCCGATGGGGATCCGGACCATCGCCACCGTGGTCCGGCGGGCCCTGGACCGGGCCGCGGCCCGGCGGCCGTAG